The following proteins are co-located in the Rippkaea orientalis PCC 8801 genome:
- a CDS encoding Npun_R2821/Npun_R2822 family protein: protein MTSKGIYILANDVVYDQLIALLNSIEANVSNLFPICVIPYDDRLEKVKAEIKNRPNLTLFDNQDSIERWEDFANKVWSAHPRNKESKISRPNWYKGHLQRKFVAFDGKFDHFVFYEADNLAMKPIEDVFEKLQNYDFIFNDWEHRKPTPIAALNIPLIEATSSYTEADIRPKIHDASFFASKKGLFPPSELADLEDKLINQKEVEWINGIGWWDDVFLFNYLTLRCDRPIYNFTQSPNGQDRTGNCADADPFVNIDNILYNEQGLKPIHRIHYMNYSSRDFARLCQGEDVNIRYQDVFLHYRFLKNPDQKPQQLTPASSLTKATRKFQGFVNKIKRTIS, encoded by the coding sequence ATGACTTCAAAGGGAATTTATATCTTAGCTAACGATGTTGTTTATGATCAACTGATTGCACTTCTTAACAGTATAGAAGCTAATGTTAGTAATCTGTTTCCTATTTGTGTTATTCCCTACGATGATCGCTTAGAAAAAGTCAAAGCAGAAATCAAAAATAGACCTAATCTTACTTTATTTGATAATCAAGACTCTATCGAAAGATGGGAAGATTTCGCTAATAAAGTTTGGTCAGCGCATCCTAGAAATAAAGAGAGCAAAATCTCTCGCCCTAATTGGTACAAAGGTCATTTACAACGGAAATTTGTTGCATTTGATGGAAAATTTGATCACTTTGTTTTTTACGAAGCTGATAACTTAGCGATGAAACCAATTGAGGATGTTTTTGAAAAATTACAAAATTATGATTTTATCTTTAATGACTGGGAACATCGTAAACCGACTCCCATTGCTGCGTTAAATATTCCCCTGATTGAAGCAACCAGTTCCTATACAGAAGCAGACATCAGACCAAAAATTCATGATGCTAGTTTTTTTGCGAGTAAAAAAGGGTTATTTCCTCCTTCAGAATTAGCTGATCTAGAAGACAAACTCATTAATCAAAAAGAGGTAGAATGGATTAATGGGATTGGTTGGTGGGATGATGTTTTTCTATTTAATTATCTTACCTTACGCTGCGATCGCCCTATTTATAATTTTACCCAAAGTCCCAATGGACAAGATAGAACCGGTAATTGCGCAGATGCTGATCCCTTTGTGAATATTGACAACATTCTCTACAACGAACAAGGATTAAAACCCATCCATCGTATTCATTATATGAACTATTCTTCCAGAGATTTCGCCCGTTTATGTCAGGGAGAAGATGTTAATATTCGCTATCAAGATGTCTTTTTGCACTATCGTTTTTTAAAAAATCCAGACCAAAAACCTCAACAATTAACCCCTGCGAGTTCTTTAACCAAAGCGACTCGAAAATTCCAAGGATTTGTCAACAAAATTAAACGAACAATTTCCTAG
- a CDS encoding glycosyltransferase family 2 protein, with the protein MPKVTVCIPTYNRSHFLTYSVQSVLDQTYSDFELIICDDGSPDNTPDVVKGFNDTRIKYIRHPQNIGRSRNMRSGFEASQGEYFIKFDDDDGLTRQFLEKTVDVLDNNQNVDFVCTNHWIINQDNQRMESATQENSKRWGKDKIPLGIIQDLTWQTFYYQSLQVGSTLFRQSCLKDIHYMRPEADGCEDFDLLVRLAIAEKRGYFLPEFLMEYRFHGGQTSLKQNLHFLKSKLFCISDYQFKEPELEEKRLIKLAQTQQDLGLRLIEQGNTQEGRKLLQESNQVLGSSRRSNLGILLSYFPSNLRQLFLQGFRQLRPKDYTEKVRSQTS; encoded by the coding sequence ATGCCTAAAGTCACTGTCTGTATTCCCACCTATAACCGTTCCCATTTTCTAACTTATTCAGTACAAAGTGTTCTTGATCAAACTTATTCTGATTTTGAACTAATTATCTGTGATGATGGTTCCCCCGATAATACTCCCGATGTTGTTAAAGGGTTTAACGATACTAGGATTAAGTATATCAGACATCCGCAAAATATCGGTCGTAGTCGCAATATGCGATCGGGGTTTGAAGCATCTCAAGGAGAGTATTTTATTAAATTTGATGATGATGATGGGTTAACCCGGCAATTTTTAGAAAAAACAGTTGACGTATTAGACAATAATCAAAATGTTGATTTTGTGTGTACCAATCATTGGATTATTAATCAAGATAATCAGCGAATGGAGTCAGCAACACAGGAAAATTCTAAACGGTGGGGAAAAGATAAAATACCCCTAGGAATTATTCAAGATTTAACTTGGCAAACTTTCTATTACCAAAGTTTACAAGTAGGTTCAACCCTATTTCGTCAGTCCTGTTTAAAAGACATTCATTATATGCGTCCAGAAGCAGATGGGTGTGAAGATTTTGACTTATTAGTAAGATTAGCAATAGCCGAAAAACGAGGCTATTTTTTACCCGAATTTTTAATGGAATATCGCTTTCATGGAGGACAAACCAGCTTAAAACAAAATCTGCATTTCTTAAAATCTAAATTATTCTGTATTAGTGACTATCAGTTTAAAGAACCGGAATTAGAAGAAAAAAGATTAATTAAATTAGCGCAAACCCAACAAGACTTAGGACTGAGATTAATTGAACAAGGAAACACCCAAGAAGGACGCAAACTTCTACAAGAGTCTAATCAAGTGTTAGGAAGTTCTCGTCGCTCAAATTTAGGTATATTACTGTCTTATTTTCCCTCTAATCTTCGTCAATTATTCCTCCAAGGATTTCGCCAACTACGTCCTAAAGATTATACCGAAAAAGTTCGTTCTCAAACCTCTTAA
- a CDS encoding glutathione S-transferase family protein, protein MGLLIEGIWHDQWYDTESTGGRFIRQSSQFRNWITPDGSAGISGIEGFKAEPGRYHLYVSLACPWAHRTLIFHAIKGLQDMISLSVVHWFMGEFGWTFQEGQGVIPDTINNANYLYEIYTKANPKYTGRVTVPILWDKQNNTIVSNESAEIIRMFNSAFDHLGAKPGDYYPQDLRGEIDTINERIYNTINNGVYKAGFATTQEAYQEGVIPLFETLDWLEEKLSTSRYLLGDKLTEADWRLFTTLVRFDAVYVGHFKCNKKRIIDYPNLWGYIRELYQYPNVAKTVNFTHIKGHYYQSHRTINPTGIIPLGPEIDFSEPHDRHRLS, encoded by the coding sequence ATGGGACTTCTCATAGAGGGAATTTGGCACGATCAATGGTATGACACCGAAAGTACAGGAGGCCGTTTTATTCGTCAATCCTCCCAATTTCGCAATTGGATTACACCTGATGGAAGTGCGGGAATATCGGGAATAGAAGGATTTAAAGCAGAACCTGGACGTTATCATCTCTATGTTTCATTAGCGTGTCCCTGGGCTCATCGTACCCTAATTTTTCATGCTATAAAAGGACTACAAGACATGATTTCCCTCTCTGTTGTTCACTGGTTTATGGGGGAATTTGGATGGACATTTCAAGAGGGACAAGGGGTTATTCCTGATACAATTAATAACGCGAATTATCTCTACGAAATTTACACAAAAGCGAACCCGAAGTATACAGGTAGGGTAACGGTTCCGATTCTTTGGGATAAGCAAAATAATACCATTGTTAGTAACGAATCTGCTGAAATTATTCGGATGTTTAATAGTGCTTTTGATCACCTTGGTGCAAAACCGGGAGACTATTATCCCCAAGACTTACGAGGAGAGATTGATACTATCAATGAACGCATTTATAATACGATCAACAATGGAGTTTATAAAGCAGGATTTGCTACTACTCAAGAAGCATATCAAGAGGGAGTTATTCCCCTATTTGAAACCCTAGATTGGTTAGAAGAAAAGTTATCAACGTCTCGCTATTTATTAGGAGATAAACTCACTGAAGCAGACTGGAGATTATTTACTACCTTAGTTCGGTTTGATGCGGTTTATGTCGGACATTTTAAGTGTAATAAAAAACGGATTATTGATTATCCCAATTTATGGGGATATATCCGAGAACTGTATCAATATCCCAACGTAGCTAAAACAGTTAATTTTACCCACATTAAAGGCCATTATTATCAAAGTCATCGAACGATTAACCCTACTGGAATTATTCCCCTAGGACCTGAAATAGATTTTAGTGAACCCCATGATCGACACCGATTAAGTTAA
- a CDS encoding DevA family ABC transporter ATP-binding protein: protein MINQENVVVIKNLNHYFGEGSLRKQILFDINLTLKSGEVVILKGPSGSGKTTLLTLMGGLRSPQSGSLTVLGQELVGTSKNKLVKIRRNIGYIFQAHNLLDCLTARQNVQMSVELHNGLSAQEVKQKSIKMLEAVGLGDRLNYYPKNLSGGQKQRVAIARALVSHPKMVLADEPTASLDSKSGHDVVQLMQQLAKEQGCTILIVTHDNRILDVADRIIELEDGRLINAENYQSTVLA from the coding sequence ATGATCAATCAAGAAAATGTAGTTGTCATTAAAAATCTTAATCACTATTTTGGGGAAGGAAGTCTGAGAAAGCAGATTCTTTTTGATATTAATTTAACCCTTAAATCAGGGGAAGTGGTGATTCTAAAAGGTCCTTCGGGTTCAGGAAAAACCACGTTATTAACCTTGATGGGTGGGTTGCGATCGCCTCAAAGTGGAAGTTTAACAGTTTTGGGACAGGAGTTAGTAGGAACGTCTAAAAATAAACTGGTGAAAATTCGTCGGAATATTGGGTATATTTTCCAAGCGCATAATTTATTAGACTGTTTAACTGCAAGACAAAATGTGCAGATGTCAGTTGAATTACACAATGGATTATCAGCGCAAGAAGTTAAACAAAAATCGATTAAAATGTTAGAAGCGGTAGGATTAGGCGATCGCCTTAATTATTATCCCAAAAACTTATCAGGGGGACAAAAACAACGGGTTGCGATCGCACGCGCATTAGTGAGTCATCCCAAGATGGTTTTAGCCGATGAACCGACAGCTTCTCTTGATAGTAAATCGGGTCATGATGTGGTACAATTAATGCAGCAATTAGCGAAGGAACAAGGCTGTACTATTTTAATTGTCACCCATGATAATCGTATTTTAGATGTGGCTGATCGCATTATTGAACTTGAAGATGGACGGTTGATTAATGCAGAGAATTATCAATCAACCGTTTTAGCTTAA